The Pseudomonas berkeleyensis genome includes a region encoding these proteins:
- a CDS encoding dihydroorotase — MSVLIRNARLVNEGRVFEADLRIRHGRIDAIASSLAHLPGEGLLDAAGQYLLPGMIDDQVHFRDPGAPHKGSFATESRAAVAGGITSVMDMPNTHPPTLTLEALEAKEHRAAHCSRVNYGFHFGVSHDNLDTVAALDPSRVAAVKVFMGASTGNMLVDDLPALERLFRDCPTVLLTHCEHTPRIREREAQWQARFGDAIPASEHPAIRDAEACYQSSSLAVSLARRYGTRLHVLHITSARELGLFQPGALAGKPITAEVCAHHLYFDDGDYAALGHLIKCNPAIKSRADRNALRQALLCGRLDIIGTDHAPHTWDEKQRPYLQAPSGLPLVQHALPSLLELVADSLLPLPMLVEKTSHAVAERFAIDQRGYLREGYWADLTLIERLAEPRPVAADPILAHCGWTPFQGRAFRHAVRSTFVSGQLAWHAGQVQDDCQGLPLRYRRG, encoded by the coding sequence CTGAGCGTGCTGATCCGTAACGCCCGTCTGGTCAACGAGGGCCGCGTGTTCGAGGCCGACCTGCGTATCCGCCACGGCCGCATCGACGCCATCGCCAGCAGCCTCGCGCACCTGCCCGGCGAGGGCCTGCTCGACGCCGCCGGGCAATACCTGCTGCCGGGCATGATCGATGACCAGGTGCACTTTCGCGACCCCGGCGCGCCGCACAAAGGCAGCTTCGCCACGGAATCGCGGGCGGCGGTGGCCGGCGGTATCACCAGCGTGATGGACATGCCCAACACCCACCCGCCGACCTTGACGCTGGAGGCGCTAGAGGCCAAGGAACATCGCGCCGCCCATTGCTCTCGGGTCAACTACGGCTTTCACTTCGGCGTCAGCCACGACAACCTCGACACCGTCGCTGCGCTCGACCCCAGTCGCGTAGCGGCGGTGAAGGTGTTCATGGGCGCCAGCACCGGCAACATGCTGGTCGACGACCTGCCGGCGCTGGAGCGACTGTTCCGCGACTGCCCGACGGTGCTGCTGACACATTGCGAGCACACCCCGCGCATCCGTGAGCGCGAGGCACAGTGGCAGGCACGCTTCGGCGACGCCATCCCCGCCAGCGAGCACCCGGCGATCCGCGACGCCGAGGCCTGCTACCAGTCCTCCAGCCTGGCGGTGAGCCTGGCACGGCGCTACGGCACGCGCCTGCACGTGCTGCACATCACCAGCGCGCGCGAGCTGGGCCTGTTCCAGCCCGGCGCACTGGCCGGCAAGCCGATCACCGCCGAGGTCTGCGCCCATCATTTGTACTTCGATGACGGCGACTACGCCGCGCTCGGCCACCTGATCAAGTGCAACCCAGCAATCAAGAGCCGCGCCGACCGCAACGCCCTGCGCCAGGCCCTGCTCTGCGGGCGCCTGGACATCATCGGCACCGACCATGCGCCACACACCTGGGACGAAAAGCAGCGCCCCTACCTGCAGGCACCGTCCGGCCTGCCGCTGGTGCAGCACGCCCTGCCGTCACTGCTGGAACTGGTAGCCGACAGCCTGCTGCCGCTGCCCATGCTGGTGGAAAAGACCAGCCACGCCGTGGCCGAGCGTTTCGCCATCGACCAGCGCGGCTACCTGCGCGAAGGCTACTGGGCCGATCTGACCCTGATCGAACGCCTGGCCGAGCCGCGCCCGGTGGCGGCCGACCCGATCCTCGCCCACTGCGGCTGGACGCCGTTCCAGGGCCGCGCCTTCCGCCATGCCGTGCGCAGCACCTTCGTCTCCGGGCAACTGGCCTGGCACGCCGGCCAGGTGCAGGACGATTGCCAGGGGCTACCGCTGCGCTACCGGCGCGGCTGA
- a CDS encoding DUF2207 domain-containing protein, with amino-acid sequence MSGRLRVLLLLCCFCAFGVQAEEAIQAYDVRVQVEPNGEVLVTERIAVIAEGRAIVRGIFRDIPTRYSLGKGLLRNTPLTLISVTRDGRPENVAQQTLDHGIRLRLGSADTLLEPGPYVYELTYRMNAQLLHHASADELYWNVTGNDWQLPIRAVSVEVVLPEGAQIQAAHGYTGYKGSRDGDYEVIEQEGNRLRLVTNRELRVQEGFTVAVAWQAGLVARPGWWAQLRDLYLDNSRLILFMATFAGLVLFYVRLWWTLGRGPAKGLIIPLFELGKGVSPIMAGYVWRRGVGMDKQGVRALSIMFTDLAIRGLLRLERDSKGLLLRRGDVSQEELREEERRVLDALFVRGEDSLLLQDRYEPRMGKALASLRQAFERFEQANFNTHTGQWRVGAFFASIAGAVLFFSGLDGYEGSKTDALLTMLVATAMVIGVFFSLTSGAVAIGLFLSIFALVMLVIVGGQVGGGVVLGCVLLTLVVLIARKTLRAPSNAGRRLLDELEGYRSYLSLAESETLATAGNAPVMSIALYERHLPYAMALGVEAQWTRRFTRELEKGALAPVDVTYQAQGFTHQLTSGETQTLAWSLDRMLMSASVPPQAPRSSDDFSRSGGGGSGSSASRGGGSSGGGAGGGGGGGW; translated from the coding sequence GTGTCAGGAAGACTGCGAGTCCTGCTATTGCTGTGTTGTTTCTGCGCCTTCGGCGTGCAGGCTGAAGAAGCCATTCAGGCCTATGACGTGCGCGTGCAGGTCGAGCCCAATGGCGAGGTTCTGGTGACCGAGCGGATCGCGGTCATTGCCGAGGGCAGGGCGATCGTCCGCGGTATCTTCCGTGATATCCCTACGCGCTATAGCCTGGGCAAGGGCCTGTTGCGCAACACGCCGCTGACGCTGATCTCGGTCACGCGTGACGGTCGCCCGGAAAACGTTGCGCAGCAGACGCTGGATCACGGTATTCGCCTGCGTCTGGGTAGCGCCGATACCCTGCTCGAGCCAGGGCCTTATGTCTACGAACTGACCTACCGCATGAATGCGCAGCTGTTGCATCACGCCAGTGCCGACGAGCTTTACTGGAACGTCACCGGCAACGATTGGCAACTGCCGATTCGCGCTGTCAGCGTCGAAGTGGTGTTGCCGGAGGGCGCGCAGATTCAGGCGGCGCATGGTTATACCGGCTACAAGGGCTCGCGCGACGGTGATTACGAGGTGATCGAGCAGGAGGGCAATCGCCTGCGCCTGGTGACCAATCGCGAGCTGCGGGTGCAGGAAGGCTTTACCGTCGCCGTCGCCTGGCAGGCAGGCTTGGTGGCCAGGCCCGGCTGGTGGGCGCAACTGCGCGATCTGTATCTGGATAACAGTCGGCTGATCCTGTTCATGGCGACATTCGCGGGGCTGGTGCTCTTCTACGTCAGGCTCTGGTGGACGCTCGGCCGTGGCCCTGCCAAGGGCTTGATCATTCCTCTGTTCGAGCTGGGCAAGGGCGTCAGCCCGATCATGGCGGGCTACGTCTGGCGGCGCGGCGTGGGCATGGACAAACAGGGCGTGCGTGCGCTGAGCATCATGTTCACGGATCTGGCCATCCGCGGCCTGTTGCGCCTGGAGCGTGACAGCAAGGGTCTGCTTCTGAGGCGTGGCGACGTTTCGCAGGAGGAGTTGCGCGAAGAGGAACGGCGGGTACTGGATGCGCTGTTCGTCCGTGGGGAGGATTCGCTGCTCCTGCAGGATCGTTACGAGCCTCGTATGGGTAAGGCACTGGCAAGTTTGCGCCAGGCTTTTGAACGATTCGAGCAGGCCAATTTCAACACGCACACCGGCCAGTGGCGGGTGGGTGCGTTCTTCGCGTCGATTGCCGGCGCTGTCCTGTTTTTCAGTGGCCTGGATGGTTACGAGGGGTCCAAGACCGATGCGTTGCTGACCATGCTGGTTGCCACGGCAATGGTTATCGGCGTGTTCTTTTCATTGACGAGTGGGGCGGTCGCGATCGGCCTGTTCCTGAGCATATTCGCTCTGGTCATGCTGGTGATTGTCGGCGGGCAGGTGGGTGGTGGTGTCGTCCTCGGTTGCGTGCTGCTGACGCTGGTCGTGCTGATCGCGCGCAAGACGCTGCGGGCGCCGAGCAATGCCGGTCGGCGTTTGCTCGATGAGCTGGAGGGCTATCGCAGTTATCTGTCCCTGGCCGAGAGCGAGACGCTGGCGACCGCTGGCAACGCACCGGTCATGAGCATCGCGCTCTATGAACGGCATCTGCCTTACGCTATGGCGCTTGGTGTCGAGGCGCAGTGGACTCGGCGCTTTACCAGAGAACTGGAGAAGGGCGCACTGGCGCCCGTCGACGTGACCTACCAGGCTCAGGGCTTCACCCATCAACTGACCTCCGGCGAGACGCAAACCCTTGCCTGGAGCCTGGATCGAATGCTGATGAGCGCCTCCGTGCCTCCGCAGGCGCCTAGATCCTCCGATGACTTTTCCCGCTCTGGTGGCGGTGGTTCCGGCTCATCCGCTTCCCGTGGTGGCGGCTCCTCGGGTGGTGGTGCCGGCGGCGGTGGAGGCGGGGGCTGGTAA
- a CDS encoding DUF2207 domain-containing protein yields MQGWLRGLLLIACLLPGLALAQEAIEDFAVSLQVEADGNLLVTERITVRAEGDNIRRGIYRDLPVSYALPMGLEQSSPITLLGVTRDGREEAVHSERNGAWVRFYLGSADTLLDTGRYRYELRYRVGRALLHHADTDELYWNVTGNGWIFPIRQASVDVRLPAGAHIGQLAAYTGAQGDQGQDFQIVERGDDYLRLATTAELPAHHGLTIAVDWQAGLVPRPSATDNATRALLDNLGVGIGALLLIGLLLFYLSAWNRVGRDPQKGVIIPLFEGPQGMSAVQAGYLWHRGLRGGFPAARAFGVWLTDMAIHKHLQIADRPRSGFILSRAGAAQGELSVLDRELSERLFKAGKDGDSISIGKKYEPRLADALSRLESQLQQQGKAWFSNNRGIWSFGLLWAVLACVVMLAMSAHGDDLATGLAGLVFSLGFGVPSLLFINTARRQASFGKKISLGLVALMFVWPVPVGLLMIAEAASLPALLLIVLYVALVVVFYYLMPAPTLDGRRLLDALEGYRNYLQLAEQDALALAADAPAMSIALYERHLPFAMALGVEDKWSARFSEALASGLIDPTQRDYQPTWYHSRSSYSSPQALSGALAAGLSSVAALASTPPSSSSSSGGGIIRWRLLRRWWRGWWRRGLVDGRARVPIAPLHVIRFSC; encoded by the coding sequence ATGCAGGGATGGTTGCGTGGGCTGTTGCTGATTGCCTGTCTGCTGCCCGGCCTGGCGCTGGCGCAGGAGGCCATCGAGGACTTTGCCGTCAGCCTGCAGGTCGAGGCTGACGGCAACCTGCTGGTGACCGAGCGCATCACCGTGCGTGCCGAAGGCGACAATATTCGTCGCGGCATCTACCGCGATCTGCCGGTCAGCTACGCGCTGCCGATGGGGCTGGAGCAGAGCAGCCCGATCACTCTGTTGGGCGTGACTCGCGATGGTCGTGAAGAGGCCGTGCACAGCGAGCGCAACGGCGCCTGGGTGCGCTTCTACCTGGGTTCGGCTGACACGCTGCTCGACACTGGTCGCTATCGCTACGAGCTGCGCTATCGGGTCGGGCGCGCGCTGCTGCATCACGCCGACACCGACGAGCTGTACTGGAACGTCACCGGCAACGGCTGGATTTTTCCGATCCGCCAGGCGTCGGTCGACGTGCGCCTGCCAGCGGGTGCGCACATCGGCCAACTGGCCGCTTATACCGGCGCTCAGGGCGATCAGGGGCAGGACTTCCAGATAGTCGAGCGCGGCGATGATTACCTGCGTCTGGCCACCACTGCGGAGCTGCCTGCCCACCATGGCCTGACGATAGCCGTGGATTGGCAGGCCGGGCTGGTGCCGCGGCCAAGCGCCACGGACAACGCCACGCGTGCGCTGCTGGACAACCTGGGCGTGGGCATCGGCGCGCTGCTGCTGATCGGCCTGCTGCTGTTCTATCTGAGTGCCTGGAATCGTGTTGGCCGCGATCCACAGAAGGGCGTGATCATCCCGCTGTTCGAGGGCCCGCAGGGCATGAGCGCGGTGCAGGCCGGCTACCTCTGGCATCGCGGGCTGCGTGGAGGCTTTCCGGCGGCGCGGGCATTCGGTGTATGGCTGACCGACATGGCCATCCACAAGCATCTGCAGATCGCGGACAGGCCGCGCAGCGGATTCATCCTGTCACGCGCTGGCGCAGCTCAAGGCGAGCTGAGCGTGCTGGATCGAGAGCTGAGCGAGCGCCTGTTCAAGGCTGGCAAGGACGGCGACTCGATCTCCATCGGCAAGAAATACGAGCCACGCCTGGCCGATGCGCTGAGCCGCCTGGAGAGCCAGTTGCAACAGCAGGGCAAGGCCTGGTTCAGCAATAATCGCGGCATCTGGAGTTTTGGCTTGCTCTGGGCGGTGCTCGCCTGTGTGGTGATGCTGGCGATGAGTGCCCATGGTGACGACTTGGCCACCGGGCTGGCCGGGCTGGTGTTCAGCCTGGGGTTCGGTGTGCCTTCGCTGCTGTTCATTAATACGGCTCGGCGCCAAGCCAGCTTTGGCAAGAAGATCAGCCTGGGGCTGGTGGCGCTGATGTTCGTCTGGCCGGTGCCGGTGGGGCTGTTGATGATTGCCGAGGCCGCGTCCCTGCCGGCCTTGTTGTTGATCGTGCTGTATGTCGCGCTGGTGGTGGTTTTCTATTACCTGATGCCGGCGCCGACCCTGGACGGGCGACGTTTGCTCGATGCGCTGGAAGGCTATCGCAACTACCTACAACTGGCGGAACAGGACGCCCTGGCGCTGGCGGCCGACGCCCCGGCGATGAGCATCGCCCTGTACGAACGCCACCTGCCCTTTGCCATGGCACTCGGTGTGGAAGACAAATGGAGCGCGCGTTTCAGTGAAGCCCTGGCCAGCGGCCTGATCGACCCGACGCAGCGCGACTATCAACCGACCTGGTACCACAGCCGCAGCAGCTACAGCTCGCCACAGGCGCTGAGCGGTGCGCTGGCCGCTGGCCTCAGTAGCGTCGCCGCATTGGCATCGACGCCGCCGTCGAGCAGTTCTTCGAGTGGGGGCGGGATCATCCGGTGGCGGCTCCTCCGGCGGTGGTGGAGGGGGTGGTGGCGGCGGGGGTTGGTAGACGGCAGAGCCCGAGTGCCAATCGCGCCGTTGCACGTCATTCGCTTTTCCTGTTGA
- a CDS encoding LemA family protein, producing the protein MQGSGLWWVVGVLLVLGGATVFYYNRLVFNRHRVAEAASGIDVQLKRRSSLIPALVECVRQYMGYEQSTLEALVQERMRAVQLADSPLGQRAPVEAQLSSQLRQLFALVEAYPDLKADSQFRELQSNISEVENHIQMARRYYNGAVRELNVRVESVPSNLVARLFAFTQAEYFTLDDPRDGQSPKMEF; encoded by the coding sequence ATGCAGGGTTCGGGGCTTTGGTGGGTGGTGGGTGTGCTGCTGGTGCTCGGCGGCGCAACGGTTTTCTACTACAACCGACTGGTGTTCAACCGTCACCGCGTGGCCGAGGCCGCCAGCGGTATCGACGTGCAGCTCAAGCGCCGCTCCAGCCTGATTCCCGCGTTGGTGGAATGCGTGCGGCAGTACATGGGCTACGAGCAGAGCACGCTCGAGGCGTTGGTTCAGGAGCGCATGCGCGCGGTGCAACTGGCCGATTCGCCGCTGGGCCAGCGCGCGCCGGTAGAGGCGCAGTTGAGCAGCCAGTTGCGGCAACTGTTCGCGTTGGTCGAGGCCTATCCGGATCTCAAGGCCGACAGCCAGTTTCGCGAGTTGCAGAGCAACATCAGCGAGGTCGAGAACCATATCCAGATGGCCCGGCGTTACTACAACGGCGCGGTGCGTGAGCTGAACGTGCGGGTGGAGTCGGTGCCGAGCAACCTGGTCGCGCGTCTGTTCGCCTTTACCCAGGCCGAGTACTTCACGCTGGATGATCCGCGTGACGGCCAATCACCGAAGATGGAGTTCTGA
- a CDS encoding DUF294 nucleotidyltransferase-like domain-containing protein, whose translation MQIELIEIRDHLNRFAPFDNLPEQTLDEIARQVQVGYFKAGSEILAVGAPIHELHYVRSGAVEVHRRNGELHNRLTEGDIFGQAGLLRGNKVRLGATALEDCLIYFIPGALFHQLCEQFDSFADFVEAEGQSRLKSALEDSHGKASELMKIKVRKLISRKPVSVPLDTPIQQVAQVMTEHSVSSVIVVDPGTQWPDPNQVQVAEQQSQVMAGILTDRDLRTRVVAAGLPSDTPVSQIMTPNPITLQADDSVFEAMLCMLRNNIHHLPILHRRRPVGVVALADIIRYESRSSLYLVNSIFNKTSVDGLKSLLPDLRATFVRMVADDASAHMVGSAMSGIGRAFSQRLLELAEQKLGPPPVPYCFMAAGSMARDEQLLLTDQDNALVLDDSFDPDEHDAYFAELAQFVSDGLAACGYSYCKGGIMASNPKWRQPLKVWRQYFSEWIERPNPETLLNASIFFDLDGLYGETELVENLKDLLAQKASTSPAFLAALARNALNRTPPLGFFRTFVMETDGRHRNIINLKGRGTAPLTDLIRVHALACGSKAQNSLDRLDAIAATKLLPREALEHLRYAFEFLSLVRVRHQAREVEAGNAPSNYIEPEQFSASERQHLKEAFQVISNAQKFLRFRYPAQPASRPR comes from the coding sequence ATGCAGATCGAGTTGATCGAGATCCGCGACCACCTGAATCGCTTCGCCCCCTTCGACAATCTGCCGGAGCAGACTCTCGACGAGATCGCCCGCCAGGTGCAAGTGGGCTACTTCAAGGCCGGCAGCGAAATCCTCGCCGTCGGTGCGCCGATCCACGAGTTGCACTACGTACGCAGTGGCGCGGTAGAAGTGCACCGGCGCAATGGCGAGCTGCACAACCGCCTCACCGAAGGCGACATCTTCGGCCAGGCCGGCCTGCTGCGTGGCAACAAGGTGCGCCTGGGCGCCACGGCCCTGGAAGATTGCCTGATCTACTTCATCCCCGGTGCCCTGTTCCATCAGCTCTGCGAACAGTTCGACAGCTTTGCCGACTTCGTCGAGGCCGAAGGCCAGTCGCGGCTCAAGTCCGCCCTGGAAGACAGCCACGGCAAGGCCAGCGAGCTGATGAAGATCAAAGTGCGCAAGCTGATCTCACGCAAGCCGGTCAGCGTGCCGCTGGATACACCGATCCAGCAGGTGGCGCAGGTGATGACCGAGCACAGCGTGTCCTCGGTGATCGTCGTCGACCCCGGCACGCAGTGGCCCGACCCGAATCAGGTGCAGGTGGCCGAGCAGCAGAGCCAGGTGATGGCCGGCATCCTCACCGACCGCGACCTGCGCACCCGCGTGGTCGCCGCCGGCCTGCCCAGCGACACTCCGGTCAGTCAGATCATGACGCCCAACCCCATCACCCTGCAGGCCGACGACTCGGTGTTCGAGGCCATGCTGTGCATGTTGCGCAACAACATCCACCACCTGCCGATCCTCCATCGCCGGCGCCCGGTGGGCGTGGTGGCACTGGCCGACATCATTCGCTACGAGTCGCGCAGCAGCCTGTACCTGGTCAACAGCATCTTCAACAAGACCTCGGTGGACGGACTCAAGAGCCTGCTGCCGGACTTGCGCGCCACCTTCGTGCGCATGGTCGCCGACGACGCCAGCGCACACATGGTCGGCAGCGCCATGAGCGGTATCGGCCGCGCCTTCAGCCAGCGCCTGCTGGAACTGGCCGAACAGAAACTCGGCCCACCGCCGGTGCCCTACTGCTTCATGGCCGCCGGCTCCATGGCCCGCGACGAACAACTGCTGCTCACCGACCAGGACAACGCCCTGGTGCTCGACGATAGCTTCGACCCCGACGAGCACGACGCCTACTTCGCCGAACTGGCGCAGTTCGTCAGCGACGGCCTGGCCGCCTGCGGCTACAGCTACTGCAAGGGCGGCATCATGGCCAGCAACCCCAAATGGCGGCAGCCGCTGAAGGTATGGCGGCAGTACTTCAGCGAGTGGATCGAACGGCCCAACCCAGAAACCCTGCTCAACGCCAGCATCTTCTTCGACCTCGACGGCCTTTACGGCGAAACCGAGCTGGTGGAGAACCTCAAGGATCTACTGGCGCAGAAGGCCAGCACCAGCCCGGCCTTCCTTGCCGCGCTGGCGCGCAATGCACTCAACCGCACGCCGCCGCTGGGTTTCTTCCGCACCTTCGTGATGGAAACCGACGGCCGCCACCGCAACATCATCAACCTCAAGGGCCGCGGTACCGCACCGCTCACCGACCTGATCCGCGTGCACGCCCTAGCCTGTGGCTCCAAGGCGCAGAACTCGCTGGATCGCCTCGACGCCATCGCTGCCACCAAGCTGCTGCCCAGGGAGGCGCTGGAGCACCTGCGTTACGCCTTCGAGTTCCTCAGCCTGGTACGCGTCCGCCACCAGGCCCGTGAAGTCGAGGCCGGCAACGCGCCGAGCAACTACATTGAGCCGGAACAGTTCAGCGCCAGCGAACGCCAGCACCTCAAGGAAGCCTTCCAGGTGATCAGCAACGCGCAGAAATTCCTGCGCTTTCGCTACCCGGCGCAACCGGCGAGCCGCCCGCGATGA
- a CDS encoding 3'-5' exonuclease: MSERAAQNWPQLFASLAESSRDPRLRAYYGAGCVAADTPLAEVPLVALDVETTGLDPREHAIVSLGLVPLSLQRIRCAESRYWVVKPTGELSAESVTFHHITHSDIRHAPRLASVLEELLEALAGKVVVVHYRNIERSFLDQAVRQHLGEGLIFPIIDTMELEARLHPKRRVSWWDRLRGREPTSIRLADSRLRYGLPLYSAHHALTDALACGELLQAQVATHYSGDTPISALWS; this comes from the coding sequence ATGAGCGAGCGCGCCGCCCAGAACTGGCCGCAACTGTTCGCCAGCCTCGCCGAAAGCAGCCGCGACCCGCGCCTGCGGGCCTACTACGGCGCCGGCTGCGTGGCGGCCGATACACCCTTGGCGGAAGTGCCGCTGGTGGCACTGGACGTGGAAACCACCGGCCTCGACCCACGCGAGCACGCCATCGTCAGCCTCGGCCTGGTGCCGCTGAGCCTGCAACGTATCCGCTGCGCCGAGTCGCGCTACTGGGTGGTCAAACCCACCGGCGAGCTGAGCGCCGAATCGGTCACCTTCCACCACATCACCCACAGCGACATCCGCCACGCCCCACGCCTGGCCAGCGTGCTCGAAGAGTTGCTGGAAGCCCTGGCCGGCAAGGTGGTGGTCGTGCACTACCGTAATATCGAACGCAGCTTCCTCGACCAGGCCGTGCGCCAGCACCTGGGCGAAGGGCTGATCTTCCCGATCATCGACACCATGGAACTGGAAGCCCGCCTGCACCCCAAGCGCAGGGTGAGCTGGTGGGATCGCCTGCGCGGCCGCGAACCCACCTCCATCCGCCTGGCCGACAGCCGTTTGCGTTATGGCTTGCCGCTGTACTCGGCACACCATGCCCTGACAGACGCCCTGGCCTGTGGTGAACTGCTGCAGGCGCAGGTCGCGACGCATTACTCAGGGGATACGCCGATCAGCGCTCTCTGGAGCTGA